Proteins found in one Tsukamurella paurometabola DSM 20162 genomic segment:
- a CDS encoding P1 family peptidase, producing the protein MPASLVVTIPGVRIGHHTDAAARTGCTVVILPDGTVGSGEVRGGAPASREFDLLSPERSVGEIHAAVLTGGSAFGLACADGVMRRLEEEGRGVQTVAGRVPIVPTLGLFDLMVGDSAVRPTAENGYTAAASAAHDAEVNGLIGAGTGATVGKSRGIDGIRDAGLAYAEARSGALIVGALCAVNAFGDVLTGAAADPGLGDYAPFATPGERENTTIGVVLTNARLTKSECLILAQGAHDGLARAIDPPHTRFDGDAFISAATGQVDAKIDLVRALAIGAVTEAIRSRA; encoded by the coding sequence ATGCCCGCCAGCCTCGTCGTGACCATTCCCGGCGTCCGCATCGGTCACCACACCGACGCGGCGGCCCGCACCGGCTGCACCGTGGTCATCCTCCCCGACGGCACCGTCGGTTCGGGTGAGGTGCGCGGTGGAGCGCCGGCCTCCCGCGAGTTCGACCTGCTCTCGCCGGAACGCTCGGTCGGGGAGATCCACGCCGCCGTGCTCACCGGGGGCTCCGCGTTCGGGCTCGCCTGCGCCGACGGGGTGATGCGCCGCCTGGAAGAGGAAGGCCGCGGCGTACAGACCGTGGCCGGTCGGGTGCCGATCGTCCCGACACTGGGCCTGTTCGACCTCATGGTGGGCGACTCGGCTGTGCGTCCGACCGCCGAGAATGGCTACACCGCAGCAGCTTCCGCAGCTCACGACGCCGAAGTCAACGGCTTGATCGGCGCCGGCACCGGGGCCACCGTGGGCAAGTCCCGCGGCATCGACGGGATCCGCGACGCCGGCCTGGCCTACGCCGAGGCCCGCTCGGGCGCACTGATCGTGGGCGCACTGTGTGCCGTGAACGCCTTCGGCGACGTCCTGACCGGGGCCGCCGCAGACCCGGGCCTCGGGGACTACGCGCCGTTCGCGACGCCGGGCGAGCGGGAGAACACCACGATCGGCGTCGTGCTCACCAATGCCCGCCTCACCAAGAGTGAGTGCCTGATCCTCGCCCAAGGTGCCCACGACGGGCTGGCACGCGCGATCGATCCACCGCATACCCGATTCGACGGTGACGCCTTCATCTCCGCCGCCACCGGCCAGGTGGACGCGAAGATCGACCTGGTCCGCGCACTCGCGATCGGTGCCGTCACCGAAGCCATCCGCTCGCGCGCCTGA
- a CDS encoding DUF5313 family protein, translating to MTDLHRPDPLHYLAWVYTGKLPAKNRSWVRHTLTCRTWVARHLARGQLAMVPVYGLLLLLPGPVGLRAATVLLGVLLNAFYNAAYIRPNRARRLEKNGLDPALENPHAVERRAATRLAYESAHAAERA from the coding sequence ATGACCGACCTGCACCGCCCCGATCCGCTGCACTACCTGGCCTGGGTCTACACCGGGAAGCTCCCGGCGAAGAACCGGTCGTGGGTGCGTCACACCCTCACCTGCCGCACCTGGGTGGCCCGCCACCTGGCACGCGGCCAGCTCGCGATGGTGCCGGTGTACGGACTGCTCCTGCTGCTCCCCGGCCCCGTCGGACTGCGGGCGGCCACCGTGTTGCTCGGTGTGCTGCTCAACGCCTTCTACAACGCGGCGTACATCCGACCGAATCGCGCGCGGCGACTGGAGAAGAACGGCCTCGACCCGGCGTTGGAGAATCCGCACGCGGTCGAGCGTCGGGCCGCCACGCGCCTGGCGTACGAGTCCGCGCACGCGGCGGAGCGCGCGTAG
- a CDS encoding MarR family winged helix-turn-helix transcriptional regulator yields MTDSDAPTVDGDPLALERQVCFALAVANRAVLSVYRPILAPMGLTHPQYLVMLALWGAAPMSVKEIGEALQLDSPTLSPLLKRLEAQGLITRSRAAHDERQIDVDLTDAGRALREQALNVPPAVIERLGASLSELEDLHRVLTTINARALAAGALERET; encoded by the coding sequence ATGACCGATTCGGACGCCCCCACTGTCGACGGAGATCCCCTGGCCCTCGAACGCCAGGTGTGCTTCGCGCTCGCCGTCGCCAACCGCGCGGTGCTCTCGGTGTACCGGCCGATCCTCGCCCCGATGGGCCTCACCCACCCGCAGTACCTGGTGATGCTCGCGTTGTGGGGCGCAGCGCCGATGTCGGTGAAGGAGATCGGCGAGGCCTTGCAGTTGGACTCTCCCACGCTGAGCCCGCTGCTCAAGCGCCTCGAGGCGCAGGGATTGATCACCCGCAGCCGCGCGGCGCACGACGAGCGACAGATCGACGTCGACCTCACCGATGCCGGTCGCGCGCTGCGCGAGCAGGCGCTCAACGTCCCGCCCGCCGTGATCGAACGGCTCGGCGCCAGTCTGTCCGAGCTCGAGGATCTGCACCGCGTGCTCACCACCATCAACGCCCGAGCCCTGGCCGCGGGCGCCCTCGAGAGGGAGACGTAG
- a CDS encoding ATP-dependent DNA ligase, with amino-acid sequence MAQTRENREVDGVHVQLTNLDKVLYPATGTTKAEVIDYYQAIAPVAVPHLRDRPLTRKRWPNGVDKTAFFEKRLPSHAPAWIRRGAQHHSDGESLYPVVENTADMVWLGQQAALELHVPQWTFIADGENEEPGPPDRLVLDLDPGPGSTLDDCAALALRIRDLLAAMGLDGHPVTSGSKGMHIYSTLPGGLSSPGARKVAHAIASQLEAESPELVTASMSKDQRGGRIFVDWSQNSGSKTTISPYSLRGREHPWVAAPRSWDELSRPGLQQLEFHDVLARVRTSGDLLAPLLSGTPAPPEPVDLDEYRAKRDAAKTPEPFGGAASTGDPIFVIQEHHARRLHYDFRLEHDGVLASWAVPKNLPDDPAVNHLAVRTEDHPMDYAAFEGSIPKGEYGGGDVSIWDHGTYELEKWRKDEVIVTLHGARLRGLRYALIRTGEKNWLAHLTKDKTAPAKAAAAQAPDPMLPSESTIDRLSGEDWAFEGKWDGYRIMATVRGGALSLRTRSGRVVTGEFPEFESLARDLDGMDVVLDGEAVVLDDAGVPSFHLMAGGESRTGAVRLYLFDVLELNGVDLTKRPWSVRREVLESLAPLLDSDDSIGVPALVEASTGLVAATLSAERGWEGIVAKRRDSPYLPGQRVRAWLKHKNWRDLQVAIGGWKPGKGSRANRIGSVLVGLPAETGLVYLGSVGSGLRDRDLDALAQRLEPLRMKRSPFTASIDDPDARDAVWVLPQVVGDVRYSSLRRGGHLRQPSWRGFRDDLLPGDLPGEAEIPWEGPDE; translated from the coding sequence GTGGCGCAGACTCGGGAGAACCGTGAGGTGGACGGCGTCCACGTGCAACTGACCAACCTCGACAAGGTGCTCTACCCGGCCACCGGTACCACGAAGGCCGAGGTGATCGACTACTACCAGGCGATCGCCCCCGTCGCGGTCCCCCACCTGCGCGACCGGCCGCTCACCCGCAAACGCTGGCCCAACGGCGTCGATAAAACCGCCTTCTTCGAAAAGCGCCTCCCCAGCCATGCCCCGGCCTGGATCCGCCGCGGCGCCCAGCACCACTCCGACGGCGAATCGCTCTATCCCGTGGTCGAGAACACGGCCGATATGGTGTGGCTGGGACAGCAAGCCGCGCTCGAGCTCCACGTACCGCAGTGGACGTTCATCGCCGACGGCGAGAACGAGGAGCCGGGCCCGCCCGATCGCCTGGTCCTCGACCTCGATCCCGGCCCCGGCAGCACGCTCGACGATTGCGCCGCACTCGCGCTGCGCATCCGCGATCTGCTCGCAGCCATGGGACTGGACGGGCACCCGGTCACCAGCGGCTCCAAGGGCATGCACATCTATTCGACCTTGCCCGGCGGCCTCAGCAGCCCGGGCGCGCGGAAGGTGGCGCACGCCATCGCGTCCCAACTGGAGGCCGAGTCACCGGAACTGGTGACCGCCTCCATGTCGAAGGACCAGCGCGGGGGCCGCATCTTCGTGGACTGGTCGCAGAACAGCGGATCCAAGACCACGATCTCGCCGTATTCGCTACGCGGGCGCGAGCATCCGTGGGTGGCGGCACCCCGCAGCTGGGACGAACTGTCCCGGCCGGGCTTGCAGCAGTTGGAGTTCCACGACGTGCTGGCCCGCGTGCGGACGAGCGGCGATCTGCTCGCTCCATTGCTCTCGGGCACACCGGCACCGCCCGAGCCGGTCGACCTCGACGAATACCGGGCTAAGCGCGATGCCGCGAAGACGCCGGAACCCTTCGGCGGCGCGGCGAGCACGGGCGATCCGATCTTCGTGATCCAGGAACATCACGCGCGCCGCCTGCACTACGACTTCCGCCTGGAACACGACGGCGTACTCGCTTCCTGGGCGGTGCCGAAGAACCTGCCCGACGATCCCGCGGTGAACCACCTGGCCGTGCGCACCGAGGACCACCCGATGGACTACGCCGCCTTCGAGGGCAGCATCCCGAAGGGGGAGTACGGCGGCGGCGATGTGAGCATCTGGGACCACGGCACCTACGAACTGGAGAAGTGGCGCAAGGACGAGGTGATCGTCACGCTGCACGGCGCGCGACTGCGCGGACTGCGCTACGCCCTCATCCGCACGGGCGAAAAGAATTGGCTCGCTCACCTGACCAAGGACAAGACCGCACCGGCGAAGGCCGCGGCAGCGCAAGCACCGGATCCGATGCTGCCCAGCGAATCCACGATCGACCGGCTCTCCGGCGAGGATTGGGCCTTCGAGGGCAAGTGGGACGGCTACCGGATCATGGCGACGGTGCGCGGCGGCGCGCTGAGCCTGCGCACCCGATCGGGCCGGGTTGTCACCGGTGAGTTCCCCGAATTCGAGTCACTGGCCCGCGATCTCGACGGAATGGACGTGGTCCTCGACGGTGAAGCTGTAGTGCTCGACGATGCGGGCGTACCGTCGTTCCACCTCATGGCGGGGGGCGAGAGCCGTACCGGCGCGGTACGGCTCTACCTGTTCGACGTCCTCGAACTGAACGGTGTCGACCTCACCAAGCGGCCCTGGTCAGTGCGGCGGGAGGTATTGGAAAGTCTTGCACCACTTCTAGATTCCGACGACTCGATCGGCGTTCCAGCATTGGTCGAGGCCTCCACGGGACTGGTGGCCGCGACCCTGAGCGCGGAACGGGGATGGGAGGGGATCGTCGCCAAACGTCGCGACTCGCCGTATCTGCCCGGACAGCGGGTGCGGGCCTGGCTCAAACACAAGAACTGGCGCGATCTGCAGGTGGCGATCGGCGGCTGGAAGCCGGGGAAGGGTTCGCGCGCGAACCGGATCGGATCCGTCCTGGTGGGTCTGCCCGCGGAGACCGGTCTGGTCTATCTGGGCTCGGTGGGGTCGGGCTTGCGCGACCGCGATCTGGACGCGCTCGCGCAGCGACTGGAACCGCTGCGAATGAAGCGCTCCCCGTTCACCGCCTCCATCGACGATCCGGACGCTCGCGATGCCGTGTGGGTGTTGCCTCAGGTGGTGGGTGATGTCCGCTATTCCTCGCTCCGCAGGGGCGGGCACCTGCGGCAGCCCAGCTGGCGCGGTTTCCGCGACGATCTGCTCCCGGGCGACCTCCCCGGCGAGGCGGAGATCCCGTGGGAGGGGCCCGACGAATAA
- a CDS encoding Ku protein, which produces MRAIWTGELSFGLVNVPVKVYSAIESHDAKSHQVDAKDGVRIRYKRVREGTDDEVEFANIANAYEADSGDTVILSKEDIKSMPVEKHREIAVTEFVPREDVDPIMFDKPYYLEPSSKSPKAYVLLRQALQETDRLAICTFTLRNRTRLCALRVVGNVMVLQTLLWPDEIRTPDFPALTEDVKIRPQELAMAASLIDSMSTDFDPEQYEDDYQVQLQQLIEAKSTGETAFPDAPEDEGDEDDEVADLLAALRASVKSRESAKPAAETKKPARTRKREAS; this is translated from the coding sequence ATGCGCGCGATATGGACGGGTGAGCTGTCGTTCGGGCTGGTCAATGTGCCGGTGAAGGTCTACTCGGCGATCGAGAGCCACGACGCGAAGTCGCATCAGGTGGATGCGAAGGACGGGGTCCGCATCCGGTACAAGCGCGTCCGCGAGGGCACCGACGACGAGGTCGAATTCGCGAACATCGCCAATGCCTACGAGGCCGACAGTGGCGACACGGTGATCCTCAGTAAGGAGGACATCAAGTCGATGCCGGTGGAGAAGCACCGCGAGATCGCGGTGACGGAGTTCGTGCCCCGGGAGGACGTGGACCCGATCATGTTCGACAAGCCGTACTACCTGGAGCCCTCCTCGAAGTCGCCGAAAGCCTATGTTCTGCTGCGTCAGGCGCTCCAGGAAACCGACCGGCTGGCGATCTGCACCTTCACCCTCCGTAACCGTACGCGGCTGTGCGCACTGCGGGTGGTGGGCAATGTGATGGTGCTCCAGACGCTGCTGTGGCCCGACGAGATCCGCACTCCCGATTTCCCCGCCCTCACCGAGGACGTGAAGATCCGGCCGCAGGAGTTGGCCATGGCGGCGTCCCTGATCGACTCCATGTCCACGGATTTCGATCCGGAGCAGTACGAGGACGACTACCAGGTTCAGCTGCAGCAGCTGATCGAGGCGAAATCGACCGGCGAGACCGCCTTCCCGGATGCGCCCGAGGACGAGGGCGACGAGGACGACGAGGTGGCCGATCTGCTCGCCGCGCTCCGTGCATCGGTGAAGAGCCGCGAGTCCGCCAAGCCCGCCGCCGAAACGAAGAAGCCCGCTCGCACCCGTAAACGCGAGGCGAGTTAG
- a CDS encoding TetR/AcrR family transcriptional regulator — MGRWQPDARARLESAALEEFGERGYDTVTVAEIAARAGLTERTFYRHFADKREVLFAGQDVLRDLLVERTAEALASAPPWAALERAFTAAAEAIAARDELPLRRQTVVEANQALRERELYKLDLIARSLGALLAEHGADGARTLGEASVAAFKVAFEEWVRVPGAAPLTQRVAASFATLRRGVAAR, encoded by the coding sequence ATGGGACGTTGGCAGCCGGACGCGCGAGCGCGACTGGAATCGGCCGCGCTCGAGGAGTTCGGTGAGCGCGGCTACGACACGGTCACCGTTGCCGAGATCGCCGCCCGCGCCGGACTCACCGAGCGCACCTTCTACCGGCACTTCGCCGACAAGCGGGAGGTGCTCTTCGCGGGCCAGGACGTACTGCGAGACCTTCTGGTCGAACGCACCGCCGAGGCCCTCGCGTCGGCACCGCCCTGGGCGGCGTTGGAGCGCGCCTTCACCGCGGCCGCCGAGGCGATCGCGGCGCGCGACGAGCTGCCACTGCGCCGACAGACGGTGGTCGAGGCGAATCAGGCACTCCGCGAGCGGGAACTGTACAAACTGGACCTGATCGCCCGCTCCCTCGGCGCTCTCCTGGCCGAGCACGGGGCCGACGGTGCCCGCACCCTCGGCGAAGCTTCGGTGGCCGCCTTCAAGGTGGCCTTCGAGGAGTGGGTTCGCGTTCCCGGCGCGGCGCCCCTGACCCAGCGCGTCGCAGCGTCCTTCGCGACCCTGCGCCGCGGGGTGGCCGCGCGCTAA
- a CDS encoding SDR family oxidoreductase yields the protein MRYLVTGASGFVGTAVTAELIAAGHEVRGLVRSDRAAEAIRSLGAEPVLGTIEDTDLLRAAAAASDGVVHLAFNHDFSRFEESARVERGAIEAFGTALEGSDRPLAIASGVAGLTSGRTAVESDRPAPGSPRSGNADAALALADRGVRATVVRLAPSVHDASPAGFVAHLVETARATGSSGYVGDGEQRWAAVHRADAARLFRLAVERGRAGEVYHAVGEEGVPTRAIAEAVAALTGVDVAPVPDAEAAHRFGFLAGILALDSPASNAWTRERFGWNPTGPGLLADIAAWPGA from the coding sequence ATGAGATACCTGGTCACAGGCGCGTCCGGCTTCGTCGGTACGGCGGTCACCGCGGAACTCATCGCCGCTGGACACGAGGTCAGGGGCCTGGTCCGGTCGGATCGCGCGGCCGAGGCGATCCGCTCGCTGGGCGCGGAGCCCGTGCTCGGCACGATCGAGGACACCGACCTACTGCGGGCGGCGGCGGCCGCGTCGGACGGCGTCGTCCATCTCGCCTTCAACCACGATTTCAGCCGGTTCGAGGAATCCGCCCGAGTGGAGCGCGGGGCCATCGAGGCGTTCGGCACCGCTCTCGAGGGCAGCGACCGGCCGCTGGCCATCGCCTCCGGGGTCGCAGGCCTGACGTCGGGGCGCACCGCTGTCGAATCCGATCGCCCCGCACCGGGTTCGCCCCGAAGCGGCAATGCGGACGCCGCCCTCGCCCTCGCCGACCGGGGCGTGCGGGCCACCGTCGTCCGGCTCGCACCGTCGGTGCACGACGCGAGCCCCGCGGGGTTCGTCGCGCACCTCGTCGAGACCGCGCGCGCCACGGGGAGTTCGGGGTACGTGGGCGACGGGGAGCAGCGCTGGGCTGCGGTGCACCGGGCCGATGCGGCGCGCCTGTTCCGACTCGCCGTCGAACGCGGCCGAGCCGGCGAGGTGTACCACGCTGTCGGCGAGGAGGGCGTGCCCACCCGGGCGATCGCGGAGGCCGTCGCGGCCCTGACCGGGGTGGACGTCGCCCCGGTTCCCGATGCGGAGGCCGCGCATCGTTTCGGGTTCCTCGCCGGCATCCTCGCCCTCGACAGTCCCGCATCGAACGCGTGGACCCGCGAACGCTTCGGCTGGAACCCCACCGGTCCGGGACTCCTCGCGGATATCGCGGCCTGGCCCGGCGCCTGA
- a CDS encoding GNAT family N-acetyltransferase: protein MRLTNVAHLRLPFGRLVGYDVTASSPGPSLPVSFDQGRHVAGGDRPGSWMALSFHLPAPVPREMLAAAWLAVIARHGTLRTAFTAGPAGAPELHEIEIGPGGWVEHPIEPGQAVNDALRDVLDTACSPYQRPAHRLCVLETADGPTVVIAADHSHVDMWSMLVIVRDFLAALADVRAGRTPSTAAVPAFVEHTRALQNRPPAPEQVRRRWAEILAESGDVMPRFPLPLGTPEPHLERVEVRDVFDVDDSAAFAAQAREDGVSTLAATIATMTSVTRALADEPLRAVFPVHSRHGGQEAGGRPGTIADETWHDSVGWFITNSVIECTSPEPQAAAAAVREAVQLGSWPLEEILEPWGGMPEVPGMFAISWLDLRRLPVRVDSTGLAAQYVGASIRTDGVMLWFILDQEGLHLRCRYPDTPQARENVGAWLDMLVSRMRSAARESVGGTLRVGGRVYRVQRAARDDVPDIVALLSDDEIGRTRESAETAGYDAAFDVVARDRSHYLAVVRDEADRTVGTMHLTVIPGLSRSGTTRLQIEGVRVAASERSRGLGTAMIEWAHHHGRTHRATLSQLTTDATRERARAFYTRLGYRSEHVGLKREL from the coding sequence ATGCGCCTGACCAACGTCGCGCACCTGCGACTGCCGTTCGGCCGGCTGGTGGGCTACGACGTGACCGCCTCCTCGCCCGGCCCCTCGCTGCCCGTGTCCTTCGATCAGGGACGCCATGTGGCGGGCGGCGACCGGCCGGGCTCCTGGATGGCGCTGTCGTTTCACCTACCCGCACCGGTTCCGCGGGAAATGCTCGCCGCCGCATGGCTCGCGGTGATCGCGCGGCACGGGACGCTGCGCACGGCGTTCACTGCCGGCCCTGCCGGTGCACCCGAGCTGCACGAGATCGAGATCGGACCCGGCGGGTGGGTGGAGCATCCGATCGAGCCGGGCCAGGCGGTCAACGATGCGCTGCGCGATGTGCTCGACACTGCCTGCTCGCCGTACCAGCGCCCGGCGCACCGGCTCTGCGTACTGGAGACCGCCGACGGCCCCACCGTGGTGATCGCTGCGGATCACTCCCACGTGGACATGTGGTCGATGCTGGTGATCGTGCGCGACTTCCTGGCGGCCCTCGCGGACGTCCGAGCCGGCCGCACACCGTCGACCGCTGCGGTGCCCGCGTTCGTCGAACACACCCGGGCCCTGCAGAATCGGCCTCCCGCACCAGAGCAAGTGCGACGCCGCTGGGCCGAGATTCTCGCCGAGAGCGGTGATGTGATGCCGCGCTTCCCCCTGCCGCTGGGCACCCCCGAACCGCATCTGGAGCGGGTGGAGGTGCGCGATGTGTTCGATGTGGACGACAGTGCCGCGTTCGCCGCCCAGGCTCGCGAGGACGGCGTCTCCACCCTGGCCGCCACCATCGCCACGATGACCTCGGTGACCCGCGCGCTCGCGGATGAACCGCTGCGCGCGGTGTTCCCGGTGCACAGCCGGCACGGCGGGCAGGAGGCCGGAGGCCGACCGGGGACCATTGCGGATGAGACCTGGCACGATTCGGTGGGCTGGTTCATCACGAATTCGGTGATCGAGTGCACCTCGCCTGAACCGCAGGCGGCCGCCGCCGCGGTGCGCGAGGCCGTACAGCTCGGATCCTGGCCGCTCGAGGAGATCCTGGAACCGTGGGGCGGAATGCCCGAGGTGCCGGGCATGTTCGCCATCTCCTGGCTCGACCTGCGCCGGCTGCCGGTGCGCGTGGACTCGACGGGGCTGGCCGCGCAGTACGTCGGCGCCAGCATCCGCACCGATGGGGTGATGCTGTGGTTCATCCTCGACCAGGAGGGGTTGCATCTGCGCTGCCGCTATCCCGACACCCCGCAGGCCCGCGAGAACGTAGGCGCCTGGCTGGACATGCTTGTGAGCAGAATGCGCTCGGCAGCAAGAGAATCCGTAGGCGGAACGCTCCGCGTGGGCGGGCGCGTCTATCGGGTGCAGCGCGCAGCCCGCGACGACGTGCCCGATATCGTCGCACTGTTGTCCGACGACGAGATTGGCCGCACCCGGGAATCCGCGGAAACCGCCGGCTACGACGCGGCCTTCGATGTGGTGGCCCGCGACCGATCGCACTATCTCGCGGTGGTCCGCGACGAGGCCGACCGGACGGTGGGCACCATGCACTTGACCGTGATCCCGGGGCTGTCCCGCTCCGGCACCACGCGGCTACAGATCGAGGGGGTGCGGGTGGCCGCGAGCGAGCGGTCGCGCGGCCTGGGCACCGCGATGATCGAGTGGGCGCATCACCACGGTCGCACCCACCGCGCCACCCTCTCGCAGCTCACCACCGATGCGACCCGCGAACGGGCCCGGGCCTTCTACACCCGGCTCGGGTATCGCTCCGAGCACGTGGGTCTCAAGCGCGAGCTCTGA
- a CDS encoding alpha/beta fold hydrolase, whose translation MPRFDVPGAALDTELSDEGGHPVVQLHGLTSSRARDRVLDLDLGRGLSGTRLLRYDARGHGRSTGRTVPEDYRWPALADDLLRLLDACFPGERVHGVGPSMGTGTLLHAAVRDPGRFSGLTLMVPPTAWATRPAKAAEYRIAADAIEERGLSEFLSAAEDVVSPPATNGAPATLPEVTERLLPSVFRGAALSDLPEREALAAIEVPVTLLAWIDDPAHPVSTAETLAELLPRATLTVARTPADVALWPTVLRDDVARTR comes from the coding sequence ATGCCCAGATTCGACGTTCCCGGCGCCGCGCTCGACACCGAACTCAGTGACGAGGGCGGACACCCCGTTGTACAACTTCACGGACTCACATCCAGCAGGGCGCGCGATCGAGTCCTCGATCTCGATCTCGGGCGCGGTCTGAGCGGTACCCGGCTGTTGCGCTACGACGCGCGCGGTCACGGCCGCTCGACCGGGCGCACCGTCCCGGAGGACTACCGCTGGCCGGCCCTCGCCGACGATCTGCTGCGGCTGCTCGACGCGTGTTTCCCCGGTGAACGTGTGCACGGTGTCGGGCCGTCGATGGGTACCGGCACGCTCCTGCACGCGGCAGTCCGTGACCCGGGCCGGTTCAGCGGGCTCACCCTCATGGTGCCCCCTACCGCGTGGGCCACCCGCCCCGCGAAGGCCGCCGAATACCGGATCGCCGCGGACGCGATCGAAGAACGAGGACTCAGTGAATTCCTCAGCGCCGCAGAGGATGTCGTGTCCCCGCCTGCAACGAACGGAGCGCCGGCCACCCTCCCCGAGGTGACCGAGCGACTCCTCCCGTCGGTGTTCCGCGGTGCCGCGCTCAGTGACCTACCGGAACGCGAGGCGCTCGCCGCGATCGAGGTCCCGGTCACGCTGCTCGCCTGGATCGACGATCCGGCGCACCCCGTCTCGACCGCCGAGACCCTCGCCGAGCTCCTCCCGCGCGCCACGCTGACCGTCGCCCGCACCCCCGCGGACGTCGCCCTGTGGCCCACCGTCCTGCGCGACGACGTCGCCCGGACGCGCTGA
- a CDS encoding LysR family transcriptional regulator yields the protein MLDAHRLMIFRSVAATGSVAAAAASLGYTPSAISQHVAALQRETGLQLLERVGRGVELTPAGRVLATEADGVLERLNALGATVDDLRAGKANRITMNVFATAGTHWMPSVVQTLAAEFPDTRLRLRIEDEVNEIAARRPDLAVAVRQEHSQTTAVAGFSHEDLLVESYVAVVPEDHPFAERELIDMAELEHARWIDNDVRRGACRQAVLDACAGAGFTPRFVVETTDYPSALRFVARGVGVTVLPRLGATELPEGTVSVDVCNPAPRRTIVAYVKDSECRNPVVRRAMQLLRESAAAAIRP from the coding sequence ATGCTCGACGCACACCGGCTCATGATCTTCCGCTCCGTGGCCGCCACCGGATCGGTGGCTGCCGCGGCGGCCAGCCTGGGGTACACGCCCTCGGCCATCTCCCAGCACGTCGCCGCGTTGCAGCGCGAGACCGGTCTCCAGCTACTGGAACGGGTCGGACGGGGTGTCGAACTCACCCCGGCTGGCCGGGTGCTGGCCACCGAGGCCGACGGGGTGCTGGAGCGCCTCAACGCACTCGGCGCCACTGTCGACGATCTGCGCGCCGGCAAGGCGAACCGGATCACCATGAACGTCTTCGCCACCGCGGGAACGCACTGGATGCCCTCGGTGGTGCAGACGCTCGCCGCGGAGTTCCCGGACACCCGGCTGCGGCTGCGGATCGAGGACGAGGTGAACGAGATCGCCGCCCGCAGGCCCGATCTCGCCGTCGCCGTGCGACAGGAGCATTCACAGACCACTGCGGTGGCAGGGTTCTCGCACGAAGACCTGCTGGTCGAGTCCTATGTGGCCGTGGTACCCGAGGATCATCCCTTCGCCGAGCGCGAGCTGATCGATATGGCAGAACTGGAACACGCCCGCTGGATCGATAACGACGTGCGCCGCGGCGCGTGCCGACAGGCCGTTCTCGATGCTTGCGCCGGAGCGGGATTCACGCCTCGTTTCGTGGTCGAGACCACCGACTATCCGTCGGCACTTCGGTTCGTCGCGCGCGGTGTCGGCGTCACCGTACTACCCCGGCTCGGAGCGACAGAGCTGCCGGAGGGCACCGTCTCGGTGGATGTGTGCAACCCCGCGCCGCGCCGCACCATCGTGGCCTACGTCAAGGATTCCGAATGCCGGAATCCGGTTGTGCGCAGGGCGATGCAGCTGCTGCGCGAATCGGCGGCCGCGGCTATTCGGCCGTGA